The following proteins are co-located in the Agromyces laixinhei genome:
- the lgt gene encoding prolipoprotein diacylglyceryl transferase: protein MIAPFSIPSPDPAWRTLEIPLPWGALAIQTYALCILVGIILAVIITSRRLTKRGAEPGIVLDIALWAVPLGIIGARFYHVFTHPDDYFFEGANIWNPFEPGAIWNIWEGGNAIYGALLGGAIGVIIGCRFTGIRFWSFADALAPGLLVAQAVGRLGNWFNHELFGSPTDLPWGLEISSDNPAFPAGLADGTLFHPTFLYELIWNLAGAAAIILLERRFNLRWGKAFGVYLIWYGAGRALFESIRLDPSEMFLGIRVNVWASFAAVVVGIVLILVQRRRHTGDERSPYVAGREWAGPDAEVDSDDIDSDALDEEVESESSTGETAATSPHRSTTA, encoded by the coding sequence GTGATCGCACCGTTCAGCATCCCGAGCCCAGACCCCGCTTGGCGTACCCTCGAGATCCCACTTCCGTGGGGCGCGCTTGCGATCCAGACGTACGCGCTCTGCATCCTCGTCGGCATCATCCTCGCCGTCATCATCACCTCGCGCCGCCTGACCAAGCGTGGCGCAGAGCCTGGCATCGTGCTCGACATCGCCCTGTGGGCCGTGCCGCTCGGCATCATCGGCGCGCGGTTCTACCACGTCTTCACGCACCCCGACGACTACTTCTTCGAGGGAGCGAACATCTGGAACCCGTTCGAGCCCGGTGCCATCTGGAACATCTGGGAGGGCGGCAACGCGATCTACGGCGCGCTCCTCGGCGGCGCCATCGGTGTGATCATCGGATGCCGTTTCACCGGCATCCGGTTCTGGTCGTTCGCCGACGCGCTCGCCCCCGGCCTCCTCGTCGCCCAGGCGGTCGGGCGACTCGGCAACTGGTTCAACCACGAACTGTTCGGTTCGCCCACCGACCTGCCGTGGGGCCTCGAGATCTCCTCCGACAACCCGGCCTTCCCGGCGGGCCTTGCCGACGGCACGCTCTTCCACCCCACATTCCTCTACGAGCTCATCTGGAACCTCGCGGGCGCCGCAGCCATCATCCTGCTCGAACGCCGGTTCAACCTGCGCTGGGGCAAGGCGTTCGGCGTCTATCTCATCTGGTACGGCGCGGGTCGTGCGTTGTTCGAATCGATCCGCCTCGATCCGAGCGAGATGTTCCTCGGCATCCGGGTGAACGTGTGGGCGTCGTTCGCGGCCGTCGTCGTCGGCATCGTACTGATACTCGTTCAGCGCCGCCGGCACACCGGCGACGAGCGGAGCCCGTACGTCGCGGGCCGTGAATGGGCGGGGCCCGATGCTGAGGTAGACTCCGATGACATCGACTCCGACGCACTCGACGAGGAAGTCGAGAGCGAGAGCTCAACCGGCGAGACGGCGGCCACAAGCCCACACCGATCCACCACCGCGTAG
- a CDS encoding DUF6704 family protein, giving the protein MSTEIADPGHGNSPAAWTAVTIMLIAFVIGTIAFFFAAEWLVWAAAGLLVVGLLVGWVLTRAGYGVGGSKVSEKAH; this is encoded by the coding sequence ATGAGCACTGAGATCGCAGATCCCGGTCACGGAAACTCGCCCGCGGCATGGACCGCCGTCACGATCATGCTCATCGCCTTCGTGATCGGCACGATCGCCTTCTTCTTCGCGGCGGAATGGCTCGTCTGGGCCGCGGCAGGCCTCCTCGTCGTCGGCCTCCTCGTCGGTTGGGTGCTCACGCGCGCCGGCTACGGCGTCGGCGGCTCGAAGGTCTCCGAAAAGGCGCACTAG
- the trpA gene encoding tryptophan synthase subunit alpha codes for MNTVGPVIRRRNDEAGGALIGYLPVGFPTFDESVEAAVTIVERGVDIIELGLPYSDPVMDGPVIQAATQQALANGFRLADGFEAVRRITERVDAPVLIMTYWNPVVQYGIDRFADDLAAAGGAGLITPDLIPDEAAGWIAASERTGLDRVFLAAPTSSDARIRQAVEASRGFVYAVSTMGITGARSDVDRAARRLVERLTHANAPASCVGVGISTAAQVAEVLEYAEGAIVGSALVNALATGGVAAVGELAVELARGTRSE; via the coding sequence ATGAACACGGTCGGTCCCGTCATCCGCCGTCGGAACGACGAGGCAGGCGGCGCCCTCATCGGGTACCTGCCTGTCGGCTTCCCCACGTTCGACGAGAGCGTCGAGGCGGCCGTGACCATCGTCGAACGCGGTGTCGACATCATCGAGCTCGGCCTGCCCTACTCCGATCCGGTGATGGACGGCCCCGTCATCCAGGCAGCGACGCAGCAGGCCCTCGCGAACGGCTTCCGCCTCGCCGACGGCTTCGAGGCGGTGCGGCGCATCACCGAGCGAGTGGATGCCCCGGTGCTGATCATGACCTACTGGAACCCCGTCGTGCAGTACGGCATCGATCGCTTCGCCGACGACCTCGCAGCTGCCGGGGGAGCGGGCCTCATCACGCCCGACCTCATTCCCGACGAGGCGGCCGGATGGATCGCGGCATCCGAACGCACCGGTCTCGACCGGGTGTTCCTCGCGGCGCCGACGTCGAGCGACGCGCGCATCCGGCAGGCCGTCGAGGCCAGCCGCGGCTTCGTCTACGCGGTCTCGACCATGGGCATCACCGGCGCCCGCAGCGACGTCGATCGGGCGGCCCGGAGGCTCGTCGAGCGACTGACGCACGCCAACGCTCCGGCGAGCTGCGTCGGCGTCGGCATCTCCACGGCCGCCCAGGTCGCCGAGGTGCTCGAGTACGCCGAGGGCGCGATCGTCGGATCGGCCCTCGTGAACGCCCTCGCCACGGGCGGAGTCGCCGCCGTCGGCGAGCTCGCTGTGGAACTCGCGCGCGGCACACGCTCGGAGTGA
- a CDS encoding anthranilate synthase component I, whose translation MADATTTFEEFTALLSGRSVVPVVRELFADGETPVGIYRKLAAGRPGTFLLESAEQGGIWSRYSFVGVSSYGVITESDERVAWQDYGLSAERALGDAAELAPLAALAALFERWRTEDVPGAPPLTGGLVGFIGWEAIRQIERLPNRPPSEFPMPGQAFAFVSELVVIDHRTGTVQLIFSVLNDLGEPPAQLWQSAQARLDRMQLGLAQPSEAWLAEIDLSRAADPVHRTDKADFLAAVDRSKEYIHEGDIFQVVISQRFEQEANAHPIDVYRVLRSLNPSPYMYLLHLEDAAGEPYWIVGSSPEALVKVQHGRVFTHPIAGSKPRGASPEADADLEAELRADPKEQAEHLMLVDLARNDLAKVCTAGTVEVTEFMRVERFSHIMHLVSSVEGDLVGGANAIDVFRATFPAGTLSGAPKPRALEIIDELEPAQRGLYGGVVGYFGFGGDADLAIAIRTATISGGIARVQAGGGLVADSDPESEYQESRNKAAAPLRAVAVANAMRRVES comes from the coding sequence TTGGCCGACGCCACGACCACCTTCGAGGAGTTCACCGCCCTGCTCTCGGGGCGAAGCGTCGTGCCCGTCGTGCGCGAGCTCTTCGCCGACGGTGAGACTCCCGTTGGCATCTACCGGAAGCTCGCCGCCGGACGACCCGGCACATTCCTGCTGGAGTCGGCCGAGCAGGGCGGCATCTGGTCGCGGTACTCGTTCGTCGGCGTCTCCTCGTACGGCGTGATCACCGAGTCCGACGAGCGCGTCGCGTGGCAGGACTACGGTCTGAGCGCCGAACGGGCGCTCGGCGACGCTGCCGAGCTCGCGCCGCTCGCCGCGCTCGCCGCGCTGTTCGAGCGCTGGCGCACCGAAGACGTGCCCGGAGCGCCGCCGCTCACCGGCGGCCTCGTCGGGTTCATCGGCTGGGAGGCGATCCGTCAGATCGAGCGTCTTCCGAACCGACCGCCCTCGGAGTTCCCGATGCCCGGTCAGGCGTTCGCCTTCGTCTCCGAGCTCGTCGTGATCGACCACCGCACGGGCACGGTTCAACTCATCTTCTCGGTGCTGAACGATCTCGGCGAGCCGCCCGCCCAGCTCTGGCAGAGCGCGCAGGCTCGCCTCGACCGCATGCAGCTGGGCCTCGCGCAGCCGTCCGAGGCGTGGCTGGCCGAGATCGACCTGTCACGTGCGGCCGACCCCGTGCATCGCACCGACAAGGCCGATTTTCTCGCCGCGGTCGACCGGTCGAAGGAGTACATCCACGAGGGCGACATCTTCCAGGTCGTCATCTCGCAACGGTTCGAGCAGGAGGCGAACGCGCACCCGATCGACGTCTACCGGGTACTGCGCAGCCTCAACCCGAGCCCGTACATGTATCTCCTGCATCTGGAGGACGCGGCGGGGGAGCCGTACTGGATCGTCGGCTCGTCGCCCGAGGCGCTCGTGAAGGTGCAGCACGGCCGGGTGTTCACGCATCCGATCGCCGGCTCGAAGCCGCGCGGCGCCTCGCCCGAGGCCGACGCCGATCTCGAGGCCGAGCTCAGGGCCGACCCGAAGGAGCAGGCCGAGCACTTGATGCTCGTCGACCTCGCGCGCAACGACCTCGCCAAGGTCTGCACCGCCGGCACGGTCGAGGTGACCGAGTTCATGCGGGTGGAGCGCTTCAGCCACATCATGCACCTCGTCTCCTCGGTCGAGGGCGATCTCGTCGGCGGCGCGAACGCGATCGACGTGTTCCGTGCGACGTTCCCCGCAGGCACCCTGTCGGGCGCGCCGAAACCCCGTGCCCTCGAGATCATCGACGAACTCGAACCCGCGCAGCGGGGGCTCTACGGCGGCGTCGTCGGATACTTCGGATTCGGCGGCGACGCCGACCTGGCCATCGCGATCCGAACGGCGACGATCTCGGGCGGCATCGCCCGGGTGCAGGCCGGCGGCGGACTCGTCGCCGACTCCGACCCCGAGTCCGAGTACCAGGAGTCCCGGAACAAGGCCGCGGCCCCGCTCCGTGCGGTCGCCGTCGCGAACGCGATGCGCCGGGTCGAGTCATGA
- the hisI gene encoding phosphoribosyl-AMP cyclohydrolase codes for MTTESTVGAALDRAVFNADGLLPAIIQQWDTGEMLMLGWMDREALRRTLTDGRVTFWSRSRQEYWRKGDTSGHAQYVRSAALDCDADTLLVRVEQIGAACHTGTRTCFDGDPIAVTPGFPPAD; via the coding sequence ATGACCACCGAATCGACGGTCGGCGCGGCGCTCGACCGTGCGGTCTTCAACGCCGATGGACTGCTGCCCGCGATCATCCAGCAGTGGGACACCGGTGAGATGCTGATGCTCGGCTGGATGGATCGCGAGGCGCTGCGACGCACCCTGACCGACGGGCGCGTCACGTTCTGGTCGCGGTCGAGGCAGGAGTACTGGCGCAAGGGCGACACCTCGGGTCACGCGCAGTACGTGCGCTCGGCGGCACTCGACTGCGACGCCGACACCCTGCTCGTGCGCGTCGAGCAGATCGGCGCCGCCTGCCACACCGGCACCCGTACCTGTTTCGACGGCGACCCGATCGCCGTGACCCCCGGATTCCCGCCCGCCGACTGA
- the trpB gene encoding tryptophan synthase subunit beta, with protein sequence MALRAQTGPYFGDFGGRFVPESLIAALDELGEAYDLAKLDPAFGAELAELGRSYTGRPSIITEVPRFAAHAGGARVILKREDLNHTGSHKINNVLGQALLTKRIGKTRVIAETGAGQHGVATATAAALFGLDCVIYMGEVDTERQALNVARMRLLGAEVIAVTAGSRTLKDAINEAMRDWVTNVESTNYIFGTVAGPHPFPEMVRDFQKIIGEEARRQVIELTGALPTAVAACVGGGSNAIGIFHAFLDDEGVGLYGFEAGGEGVETERHAATITKGRPGVLHGARSYLLQDDDGQTIESHSISAGLDYPGVGPEHSWLSAIGRANYRPVSDDAAMQALRLLTRTEGIIPAIESAHALAGALELGRELGSEATILVNLSGRGDKDMDTAARYFELYDQENAE encoded by the coding sequence ATGGCGCTCAGAGCGCAGACCGGTCCGTACTTCGGCGACTTCGGCGGGCGCTTCGTGCCCGAGTCCCTCATCGCCGCTCTCGACGAGCTCGGCGAGGCCTACGATCTCGCCAAGCTCGATCCGGCGTTCGGCGCCGAACTGGCCGAACTCGGCCGCAGCTACACCGGGCGTCCGTCGATCATCACCGAGGTGCCTCGCTTCGCCGCGCATGCCGGCGGAGCCCGCGTCATCCTGAAGCGCGAAGACCTGAACCACACCGGGTCGCACAAGATCAACAACGTGCTCGGTCAGGCACTGCTCACGAAGCGCATCGGCAAGACACGCGTGATCGCAGAGACCGGCGCCGGCCAGCACGGTGTTGCCACGGCGACGGCCGCTGCGCTCTTCGGCCTCGACTGCGTCATCTACATGGGCGAGGTCGACACCGAGCGGCAAGCCCTCAACGTCGCGCGCATGCGCCTGCTCGGTGCCGAGGTCATCGCGGTCACTGCGGGATCGCGCACCCTGAAAGACGCGATCAACGAGGCGATGCGCGACTGGGTCACGAATGTCGAGAGCACCAACTACATCTTCGGCACGGTCGCGGGGCCGCACCCGTTCCCCGAGATGGTGCGGGACTTCCAGAAGATCATCGGAGAAGAGGCTCGCCGGCAGGTCATCGAGCTCACCGGCGCGCTGCCGACGGCGGTCGCCGCCTGCGTCGGCGGCGGATCGAACGCGATCGGCATCTTCCACGCCTTCCTCGACGACGAGGGCGTAGGGCTCTACGGGTTCGAGGCCGGAGGGGAGGGCGTCGAGACCGAACGGCACGCGGCCACCATCACCAAGGGGCGACCCGGAGTGCTCCACGGCGCGCGCAGCTACCTCCTGCAGGACGATGACGGTCAGACCATCGAGTCCCACTCGATCTCGGCCGGACTCGACTATCCGGGTGTCGGCCCCGAACATTCGTGGCTCTCGGCGATCGGCCGCGCGAACTACCGCCCGGTGAGCGATGACGCCGCGATGCAGGCACTGCGCCTGCTCACCCGCACCGAGGGCATCATCCCCGCGATCGAGTCGGCGCACGCTCTCGCGGGCGCGCTCGAACTCGGCCGTGAACTCGGATCGGAGGCGACGATCCTGGTGAACCTGTCGGGCCGCGGTGACAAGGACATGGACACGGCTGCACGCTACTTCGAGCTCTACGACCAGGAGAACGCCGAATGA
- the trpC gene encoding indole-3-glycerol phosphate synthase TrpC, with protein MLAELTANAVADALARRERAPLAEVEAAALARPAALDALEALAPAAHVKVIAEIKRSSPSRGALASISDPSALARQYELGGASAISVLTEGRRFGGSLADLEAVRQAVALPVLRKDFIATTYQVYEARAAGADLVLLIVAALDDPTLRELYELTVELGMTPLIETHSAEELERAAALGARLIGVNARDLSTFELDRDLFGRLAPRFPDGAIRVAESAVLSAADVAHYRASGADVVLVGEALVTGGDPIANLSAFLAV; from the coding sequence GTGCTGGCCGAGCTGACGGCGAATGCTGTCGCCGACGCTCTGGCGCGCCGTGAGCGTGCACCGCTCGCCGAGGTCGAGGCCGCGGCGCTCGCGCGCCCGGCTGCGCTCGACGCGCTCGAGGCACTGGCCCCCGCCGCCCACGTCAAGGTCATCGCAGAGATCAAGCGGTCGAGCCCCTCTCGGGGCGCGCTCGCGTCGATCTCCGACCCGTCTGCACTCGCCCGTCAGTACGAGCTGGGCGGTGCGAGTGCCATCAGCGTGCTCACCGAGGGCCGCAGGTTCGGCGGCTCGCTCGCCGATCTCGAGGCGGTCCGTCAGGCCGTGGCCCTGCCGGTACTCCGCAAAGACTTCATCGCGACGACGTACCAGGTGTACGAGGCACGCGCGGCCGGGGCCGACCTGGTGCTGCTCATCGTCGCCGCGCTCGACGACCCGACCCTCCGCGAGCTCTACGAGCTCACCGTCGAGCTCGGCATGACGCCGCTCATCGAGACGCACTCGGCCGAGGAGCTCGAACGAGCCGCCGCACTCGGCGCACGCCTCATCGGCGTGAACGCGCGCGACCTCTCGACCTTCGAACTCGACCGCGACCTCTTCGGCCGACTCGCGCCGCGGTTCCCCGACGGCGCGATCCGCGTCGCCGAGTCCGCGGTGCTCTCGGCTGCTGATGTCGCGCACTACCGCGCATCGGGTGCCGATGTCGTGCTCGTCGGCGAGGCACTCGTCACCGGCGGCGACCCGATTGCCAACCTCTCAGCTTTCCTGGCGGTGTGA
- a CDS encoding Trp biosynthesis-associated membrane protein, whose amino-acid sequence MTPARMKLPAVVATVVGAGLVLLSWSQTWFDLLIESSTVGGTGEPVAVAGSVASPALAALGLAGLAIAPALAIAGLGVRFVLGVLEVLLGGCVLLAASLSLAGPVAAVSPAVTEATGVAGAEPTAELVASVTATVWPAPAIAGGALLVLAGLAVLVTGGRWPASSRRYADSRMVSDGTSGSAAARPASDRAIDDWDGLSRGDDPTDDAASPILDAVDDDADPADGARPSGDEGTSGANR is encoded by the coding sequence ATGACCCCGGCCCGCATGAAGCTGCCTGCGGTCGTCGCAACGGTCGTGGGCGCGGGCCTCGTGCTGCTCTCGTGGAGTCAGACCTGGTTCGACCTCCTCATCGAGTCGAGCACGGTCGGCGGCACGGGCGAGCCGGTCGCCGTGGCCGGCAGCGTCGCCTCTCCGGCTCTGGCGGCGCTCGGCCTCGCCGGCCTCGCGATCGCGCCGGCACTCGCGATCGCCGGCCTCGGAGTCCGTTTCGTGCTCGGCGTGCTCGAGGTGCTCCTCGGCGGTTGCGTGCTGCTCGCGGCGAGCCTGTCGCTCGCGGGCCCGGTCGCCGCAGTGTCGCCTGCCGTGACGGAGGCCACGGGAGTCGCGGGCGCCGAGCCGACCGCCGAGCTCGTGGCATCCGTGACCGCGACGGTCTGGCCGGCGCCGGCGATCGCCGGCGGCGCACTGCTCGTGCTCGCCGGGCTCGCCGTGCTCGTGACGGGCGGGCGCTGGCCGGCCTCGTCGCGGCGATACGCCGATTCCCGGATGGTGTCCGACGGCACCTCGGGCAGCGCTGCGGCGCGCCCGGCCTCTGACCGCGCCATCGACGACTGGGACGGGCTGAGCCGCGGCGACGACCCGACCGACGACGCCGCATCGCCGATCCTCGACGCTGTCGACGACGACGCAGACCCCGCCGACGGCGCCCGCCCGAGCGGCGACGAAGGCACCAGCGGCGCGAACCGCTAG